Within the Alteromonas sp. M12 genome, the region AGACAGAGCCGGAATCGACTGAAAAAACTGTTCGTTGGACGGCAAATGCTTTGGCGATCGGTGGTGATAAGCTAGGTACTGACCCCGATACTTATACTCGCCAGTATCCTGTTGACCAAACAACGGGTTATAAGGCTAACTTGGTTTACGCTGCGCAAAGAACGCCAGATTTTTGGGTGATCGCCGGTGACTTAGTTGAGAAAGGTGGGCGACAACTCGATTGGGATGAGTTTTGGCGACATAGTGCCGGTGAGTGGGGAACACTAGCTTCCACAACACCGATTTTTCCTGCATTAGGAAATCATGAAAATTACTGGCATCCAGATGCGCCGGGTTATAATGCTGAAGCGTCTATGTTGTCTTATGATAAATGGAATACCTATTGGGATTTGCCCACCAACGACGCGTCAGATGAACGCTACGAAAAACGATTTTATCGTGTCGACTACGGTCCTGTAACTTTAATTACCTTAGATTCATCTAATGGTAATGATGAGGATCCAAGTCAAGATACCAATTTGTTTATCAATGGTGAAGAATCACGAGTACCCGACTTTAACCAAGGAAGCGAGCAATGGAATTGGGCTGTACGTGAACTTGCTAGCGCTCAAGCTGAAGGCCAAGTAATCTTTGTGCAATTCCACCACACTGCTTTTGGCACTGGTGTGCATAGTCTTCCATCGGGAAGTGCGGGTATCGCTAATGCTGAAGATAGTCAGTCTGGTGTGCCAATGCGTATTTATCAGCAGCTTTTTGAACAGTATGATGTTACCGCGGTTTTGTCTGGCCATGATGAGTTGTTGGAATATGTAAACATTAATGGCGTGAGTTACTGGGATGTCGGTTTTGCAGGCGATGGCCTCAGAGGGCCAGGATACCCGCCAACTACTGATTATGTACCTTTTGATTTATTGCCTCTCGAAGCACAGTTGACCCATTGGAGTGCCCATGGAGATGCACCTGAAGTTTGGGATGGAGAGCAGTTAATCTCTGGCGGCAAGCATTATGGATTTCTTGAAGTAGA harbors:
- a CDS encoding metallophosphoesterase, which produces MKSTSTFPYVLKTLLAVSIVSLAGCNSDNESSPEAEITPTSYINFTVLPYLQNPTSSEITVNWLSDTDQPGTVTIEGIGSFVSDVQLAESLTYGTSEVEYIHGETNFGETHSEVAEGEAPASSYKHSVRITGLEANTSYEYTVEQPEASAFTATLTTAPNQGSRETVRFITMSDMETEPESTEKTVRWTANALAIGGDKLGTDPDTYTRQYPVDQTTGYKANLVYAAQRTPDFWVIAGDLVEKGGRQLDWDEFWRHSAGEWGTLASTTPIFPALGNHENYWHPDAPGYNAEASMLSYDKWNTYWDLPTNDASDERYEKRFYRVDYGPVTLITLDSSNGNDEDPSQDTNLFINGEESRVPDFNQGSEQWNWAVRELASAQAEGQVIFVQFHHTAFGTGVHSLPSGSAGIANAEDSQSGVPMRIYQQLFEQYDVTAVLSGHDELLEYVNINGVSYWDVGFAGDGLRGPGYPPTTDYVPFDLLPLEAQLTHWSAHGDAPEVWDGEQLISGGKHYGFLEVEVRPSGDYNYEVVMTPRYVFPVTDETGAATGEFDHRQYDKVVRIIVER